A region of the Candidatus Woesearchaeota archaeon genome:
AGGAACTGGTGTTTGATGCCCACGAGCTTTCCAACTATTTCAACGATTTTCAGGCAAAGCTCCATAGCCTTGATATGCTCGCAAAGAACCTTCAAGCCCAAAATAAGAAATTGATGGACAACTCGTTAACATTAATACGAAATGTTGTCCTTGTTTCGGTTCAGCAAAAACCGAAAACACTTGAGGATCTTGCAAAGAATGTTGGTCTTGATGCGGCACAATTAAAACCATTTATTGAAAAATTAGTAAAGGATAAAATTCTTCAAAAAGAAAATGAGATGTATAGCTTAGGGGTGGCTGGTCTATGAAGGATTACACCATGAAAGATTACACCCGAGAAGTTGAAGCCATCCTTTTTGCTGCAGGCAGGCCTTTAAGCCTTCAGGAGATTTCCCGTCTTTGTAATGTACGAACACTTGAGCCAATGAAGAAAGCGCTCCTTGCTCTTCAGCAAGAATATGAGAAAAAAGGTAGTGCATTGATGGTTGTTGAAGAGGCTAAGGAAACAGGAGATACAGAAAATAAGCAGAGTTCATGGAAAGTAACGATTCGTGAACAGTTTATGCCGTTAGTGCAGCAGATTGTTCCTCAAACCGAGCTAAACCGGCCAGTCATGGAAACATTGGCGGTTATTGCCTGGAAACAGCCAGTCTTACAGTCACTGATTATCAAAGTAAGATCAAGTAGTGCTTACGACCATATCAAGGAACTTGAGGACTTGGGCTTTCTTACAAGACAGAGGAAAGGAAGATCCATGCTTTTGAAATTAACGCCAAAGTTCTTTAGCTATTTTGATCTCAAAGGCTCACAGGATGCACGGGCCTTGTTTAAGGATATAAACGCCTCGGCAAACATCCAAAAGAAAGTTGAGGAGTTTAGCAAATCTGATCAAGACCAAGAGCCAGAACCCTCTCCGACTGACGTTCCTCCAGACGACAACAAGCCAGTAGAACCTCCGGTGAAAGATGCCCCGTAATACGCTTCTCTTGAGATGCCCACGATGCAAGCAGACCATGAAATACCAACCGCAAGGAACAATGCTTGCTCAAAAAGTAAAGCGTTGCGTGTATTGTAATTTTAGCATGAAGGTTACTCATTGTGTGGTAAAGAAAGTATCGTAGTTTAGATTGGACACAGGGGGATGAATTATGGCAGCAAAATTCCCAGAGCGACTGGAACATTTAGTAGTACTTGGCTATGATGTCGGCGAACATGCAGGACAACGGCCCCTAGGGATTCTTCGTAGCCGTGACTTACGAAATCATGTAAACGGACTTTCTTCGGATCCTCGTACCTTAGGAAAGGCAGTTCTTGCATTGGTTGATGATTATGCTCGGTTTTGTGCTCAAAATCCTGATGAGGTCAATCCTCGACAATCGTTTAATGAAGGTTTGCGGAGGATAACGAAAGGAGGGATTAGATACTCAGGCGACATGTCTGTGATTTTCTCTACAGAAAGGTCATCTCTTGATTTTTTCGACCTTGTTTCCCAGAGAGGTTACCATCTTGATTATGAGGGATCGGGGTTTGTTCTTCCACCCATGTTTGAGGTAAGCGAGTCTGTTCTTACCTCGGGCATCACTGTGCCAGGGAATGGCGAATATAGAGAAAAAACAAAGATAATGGATGGAAGAGAGGTTTGTTTCCGTGAATTTGGTGATCGTATGTATGTTGAGACTACAGCCGAGACAAGCTATCATGGAGATGGGTTTAGTCTTCATCGTATCCATTCTCCGTATTTCCAACCAACAACACCACGTATTGATACAAAGGTGCGAGGAGAACTTCAAGGAATTTATTTTTCGCTCGCAAATAGTCTCATGAGTGGAGCAACACCATGGGGTGTTATCCCCTCTTTGGAAACACAGCTCTCTCGTTTGGACCAAGCAGCTATTGCAAATCCAGAGCTTCGCGCAGAAATCCATCGTGTACTGGGTAATTGTTATGCATGGTGTAACAATGCTGAGACTGCCCGATCACATTATGAACAGGCTTTATCACTTGATCCTGAGGGGAAGCGTCTATACCTAGGAAAGCGTTATCTCTCATTAGGCGATCCACAGAAAGCAGCCTCGCTCTTTGGAGCAGCTATGATCCATGATGATCTCTGGACAGGAATTCGAGCGCTTCCTCATTACCTTCACGCCTGTTACCAGACCATGACCGGCAATCTGCAACAGAGCTAGTAACTATGATCCTCCTGTCGCAGAATCACCTTTTTGAGTACCCAATGATTTATAAATACGGAGTGTTTCTAGCTCCCCCATGAAACAAAAGCCCATGCATAAAGAATATGTTTATGAGGTAGAGCAGGCTATTCAAGCAATCCATGACGGAAGCTTTGAACATCCCTTTTTGCAGGTTTCTGATCATAAAGAACAGTCATATGATCTCAAGGAGGATATCCCTTCGCCCATTCCTTTGGTTCAGACATCTTCTTCTACCTATGCTCTTGATGAACGTGCTCATCCGCACTACAATGCTGATTATCTCCAGCAGCGTGAGGAGATGCTTGCAGATTGGTCATTACGGGTTCCTGGCAAACATGTTTCCAGGCTTCCGGTTACCATGATGGGTGGTATTTTGGGCTTTACTTACCTCGGAGCAGGGCAGATGACCTTACGAGATGATCTTGTGGGAGAACGAAGCCGAGAAGTGGATGTGCACGAAAGTATTCATACCCCTGATGAATACGAAACAAGAGTGTTAACGCGTTGGATCTTAACAAAAGAACCAAACACCTACCAGCAAGAGAGCTTTACCCAGACACGATCATACGGACATTCGGGAAGTTTTTATTATCATTGAAGATTATATTTCTTCGGGTGTTTAAATCTCGCCATTATTATAATGGTAAATATGCACGTACGGGTACTAATCTATCGGTAAGTTCGAGAATTCTTAATGGTCTCCCATCCATCATGGTGGTTTCGCCTGTCCTAAAATGAGGCTCGTTTGTGGCAATATCAATATAGTTTCTTGAAATTCTAGCTGCTTGCGCAACCTCATCATAAGGCAGAGCAGCGAACTGTCCAATTCTTGCAGTAAGATCGAGGAAATGAGCTATAACTGGATTAGATTCATAGCTTCCAATGTTCATGATTGCTGCACCCAAAAGCATCTCAGCAGTTTCCCTCGTCATTGGTACAGGCACTTCTCCAGAAAAAGCTCGTAATGGGCTATTCCCTGTTAAACTATCAACCATCACTTCATCAATACCAAACCTTCCATTCAACCGAGAAGTCATATCGGTAAAAAACAAAGAACTATAGCCTGTCTGTTCTCTATCCATTCCAGCGCCACCGGTTACAATCATTTTGAGCGTCCTTATTCTTGAAGGTTAAGAAGCTTGAGATTAAACTCAGGGTTTATTGTTCTCGTAACGGGGCTGGGTAATATGGTAACCATGATTTCCACAGTAATGGCTACTTCTGCTTCGGTGAGATGGCCACCGTAGGTTTTGTGGTCTTTATCGGCAATAGTGGCATGGGCATGAATCATGGGCTCCCCACTAGCAAGACTGAAGTTACCCGTTACATTCACTAATTCATACATGGCAGGACCAAACACCTTGGTGTCATACGCTCGCTTTGTCGATGAGAAGTAGCTGAGAGCAACATTCGTTACACCACCAATGCCCGTAAAACTACCAGCCATAATCTTTTCGCGCGCAGCAAACTCGCGTAATGATGCGATGACTTTTTCTCCTTTTTCGAGAACAACGACATAATTCTGATCGAACTTTTTGTAGCGCATTTTTACTTTGTTTTTGCTTCCTCTTCAATAGGGGATGTTTGGTGTTGGATAAAAACCTTTTTATTAAATTGCCCATTATCCGTACCCTTATCCATCATACGATAGGTGTTTAGGATGGTATTCAACGAGGTGGGAATATGCGTGTAGAAACCCTCAATCAAGGAAACATTTCACATAGCCGGGGAGTTATGCTCGTAGCATATGGGCCAACTCCTGGATTGAGCAGTAGCACTCCAGAGGCATGGAATTTTTTTGAAATGATTAACCGATATAACCACGTTGTTGATTCTCTGCCTAGTTTTGGTTTTTATCCTCAGACCCCTTCAGCCATTCCTTATGACCAAAATGGAATAGAAAGGGTACTTGTAATGTTTGCCAAAGAGAATATGTCGGAAAGAGGCGTACCTTATCAAGGAGGGTATATCATTGAGGAGAAGCCATACGCTGCTGAAAGTAGGAGGTATGCGCTGGTTCCGCCACCAGATATGGATACGGTAAGTTCAAAACACAGTTATTTTGTTGAGTTTAAGGATCTTGGAGCTTCATTGGGAAAAGGTATATCAGAACTTCCTGTCGCTTGTGTTCGTTATGGTCATGTCGTTGGTGCTGTTCATTTTCTGTGTGCTCCACGAGCGGCGCTTCCTACACTCACCGAGGGAGAGGTGCGGGAAACATTAGCAGAGGTTATCCAATTGACCGGGACGAGGAAGATCGAAGTGCCCCCACAATCCCTCAATGATTTCTTCACCATGGAAAGACCGTACTTTATCAACACCCGGCCTCGTGAGATGATGGCAGACATGCCGGTGCGCTTCATGAGAGGATGAATCTAACCTCTATGTCCCACGTTCGATCATAAGGTATTTATAGTTTGCTGCCTTTCTTAGAACGGTTGTACGGCTGTAGTCTAGCGGCAGGACACGACCCTCCCATAACCTTAGCGTACCATATCCTGTGGGTAGTGTTGTTGAAGAGAGGTCGGGACCCGGGTTCAAATCCCGGCAGCCGTATGTTCTATTAATAGAAGATTACCCGAGGAGGAGGATACGATGAGAATGTTATCTCTTGTTTTACTGACCATACTCTTTGGTTTTTCTATTATCTTGGCTGGATGCGTCTCAGACAAATCAGCGAATAAATCGGTTGCGTTTTCCTCGCTGGATGATTATTACGCATCGATTGATTACTCGTGTACCAGTGATGCAGATTGTGCAATCAAGGATGTACACAACTGCTGTGGCATCTATCCGCAATGTGTTAATAAAGATGTAGCAGTATCGCCTGAATTTGTCGATCAGAAATGTCAAGAGGAGAACATGAGCAGCATCTGTGGTTTTCCTTCAATCTCCTCGTGCAGCTGTATTAATCAACGTTGTGGAGGGAGCAATATTTATAAAGCAAGGTAGACAACCTTGATCGAATACCATGGCTTACGTTGATGTTTTAGAGTATTCTTTGCTCGGGAATACCGTGAGAGAGTATATTTTGTCTCTGTTGATACTTTTAGGATCGTTTATTGTGGGAAAAATGTTCTATTCTCTTTCGAAGAACCAGATACGAAAGATAACCGCAAAAACAAAAACAAAATTTGACGATATCTTTCTTGAAGTGGTCGAAAAACCGCTTGTAGCCCTGATGGTTATCTTTGGATTCTATTTTGCCATGCACGTGCTTGTGGTTAACGATTTAGTTTGGAAGGTGTTCTGGGGAATTTTTGTTGCTGCCGTAACTCTCGACGTTGCCTATTTTGTTCTGAAATTCCTTGATGCCATGATCCTCGAGTATATTGTGCCCATCACTGAAAGGACAGAGTCAAAACTTGACGATCAGCTCATTCCAATCTTGCGGAAGACAACGAAAGTGATTGTTATCATTATGACTGTCTTGGTTATGCTGGCTAACTTTGGCTATAATATTACCTCTATCCTTGCAGGTCTCGGTATTGGTGGACTGGCATTTGCCTTAGCAGCCCAGGATACCTTGGGCAATATGTTTGGATCATTCTCTATTTTTGCGGACAAGCCATTTCACGTCAAGGACCATATCATTGTTGCGGGTTATGATGGGACAGTAGAAGAAGTGGGCATGCGAAGCACCCGAATTAAGACTCTTGAAGGAACAGAGGTTACTATTCCTAATAAGCTCGTTGCAAATGCAGGCATTGAAAACATCTCACGCAGAGCAGGAAGAAAAATCAAGACCATGATTGGGTTGACCTATGATACCCCTGCCGCGAAAGTAGAGGAAGCAATTGCCACCATTCAAGATGTTTTGAAAAACACCAAAGGGATTAAAGAGGAATCTTTCGTATTCCTCGATGACTTTGGAACACATTCTCTCCAGATTCAGTTTATCTATTGGATAATCTATGATGTAGATTTCGGAAAAGCTATGGCAGTTAAGAACCAAGTCAATCTTATGGTCAAGCAACGAATGGAGTCAGCAGGCATTACCTTAACATCCCCAACCCAAGCCCTTCCTGTAAAGCCCTCTGTTCCGACCCTTTCTGCAGCTACTCCGGCTGAGGCACTTCCTCAAAAGTTAAAGAAAAATTAAAGAAAAAGGCGTGATTATGCTTTATCAATCCGGTCATTACCAGTATGCGCAAGGTCCTATTCGGCCACCGAGTGAACAGGGAAGCCTTTTTGTGCTTGTCCAACAAAACTGTGCCTTTAGTTGTTCTTTCTGCGGGCTGTATAGAAAAGGAAGGTATACTCCCCGATCTCCAGCTGACATCGGTGCGGACATCCAAGCGATGG
Encoded here:
- a CDS encoding mechanosensitive ion channel family protein, which codes for MAYVDVLEYSLLGNTVREYILSLLILLGSFIVGKMFYSLSKNQIRKITAKTKTKFDDIFLEVVEKPLVALMVIFGFYFAMHVLVVNDLVWKVFWGIFVAAVTLDVAYFVLKFLDAMILEYIVPITERTESKLDDQLIPILRKTTKVIVIIMTVLVMLANFGYNITSILAGLGIGGLAFALAAQDTLGNMFGSFSIFADKPFHVKDHIIVAGYDGTVEEVGMRSTRIKTLEGTEVTIPNKLVANAGIENISRRAGRKIKTMIGLTYDTPAAKVEEAIATIQDVLKNTKGIKEESFVFLDDFGTHSLQIQFIYWIIYDVDFGKAMAVKNQVNLMVKQRMESAGITLTSPTQALPVKPSVPTLSAATPAEALPQKLKKN
- a CDS encoding SMC-Scp complex subunit ScpB yields the protein MKDYTMKDYTREVEAILFAAGRPLSLQEISRLCNVRTLEPMKKALLALQQEYEKKGSALMVVEEAKETGDTENKQSSWKVTIREQFMPLVQQIVPQTELNRPVMETLAVIAWKQPVLQSLIIKVRSSSAYDHIKELEDLGFLTRQRKGRSMLLKLTPKFFSYFDLKGSQDARALFKDINASANIQKKVEEFSKSDQDQEPEPSPTDVPPDDNKPVEPPVKDAP
- a CDS encoding DNA-binding protein; amino-acid sequence: MRYKKFDQNYVVVLEKGEKVIASLREFAAREKIMAGSFTGIGGVTNVALSYFSSTKRAYDTKVFGPAMYELVNVTGNFSLASGEPMIHAHATIADKDHKTYGGHLTEAEVAITVEIMVTILPSPVTRTINPEFNLKLLNLQE
- a CDS encoding tetratricopeptide repeat protein, encoding MAAKFPERLEHLVVLGYDVGEHAGQRPLGILRSRDLRNHVNGLSSDPRTLGKAVLALVDDYARFCAQNPDEVNPRQSFNEGLRRITKGGIRYSGDMSVIFSTERSSLDFFDLVSQRGYHLDYEGSGFVLPPMFEVSESVLTSGITVPGNGEYREKTKIMDGREVCFREFGDRMYVETTAETSYHGDGFSLHRIHSPYFQPTTPRIDTKVRGELQGIYFSLANSLMSGATPWGVIPSLETQLSRLDQAAIANPELRAEIHRVLGNCYAWCNNAETARSHYEQALSLDPEGKRLYLGKRYLSLGDPQKAASLFGAAMIHDDLWTGIRALPHYLHACYQTMTGNLQQS